From the genome of Burkholderia cepacia ATCC 25416:
ACGCGAACTGCGTTCGCTCGGGGGGGCGAAGCCCCCCCGTTCCCTCCAAACTCCTGAGCCGGGCGCTATCGGGCGAGTGTCGGGTAGCGGTTTTCAAACGCTGTTCTACAAGGAACTGCTGCGTTTCTGGAAGGTGTCGTTCCAGACGGTGCTCGCGCCGATCGTGACGGCGCTGCTGTACCTGACGATCTTCGGTCACGCGCTGTCGGGCCGCGTCGAGGTCTATCCGGGCGTCGAGTACGTGAGTTTTCTCGTGCCGGGCCTCGTGATGATGAGCGTGTTGCAGAACGCGTTCGCGAACAGCTCGTCGTCGCTGATCCAGTCGAAGATCACCGGCAATCTCGTGTTCGTGCTGCTGCCGCCGCTGTCGTACCGCGACATCTTCGGCGCGTACGTGCTCGCGTCCGTGGTGCGCGGCCTCGCGGTCGGCACGGGCGTGTTCGTCGTGACGATCTGGTTTATCCCGATGCATTTCGCGGCGCCGCTGTTCATCATTGCGTTCGCGCTGCTCGGCTCGGCGATCCTCGGCACGCTCGGCCTGATCGCCGGGATCTGGGCCGAGAAGTTCGACCAGCTCGCCGCGTTCCAGAACTTCCTGATCATGCCGCTGACGTTTCTGTCCGGCGTGTTCTATTCGACGCACTCGCTGCCGCCCGTGTGGCGCGAGATCTCGCGTCTCAATCCGTTTTTCTACATGATCGACGGCTTCCGTTTCGGGTTCTTCGGCGCGTCCGACATCAACCCGTTCGCGAGCCTCGCGATCGTCACCGGTTTCTTCGTGCTGCTCGCGCTGATCGCGATGCGGCTGCTCGCGACCGGCTACAAACTGCGTCATTGATATCGACAGGCAGCGGCCGCCATGCAGGCGGCGCGCGCCGACAGGAGCCTTACACCATGTTGCCGACTCCCGAACAGGTCAAGCAATACATCGCCGGCGGTCTCGCCTGCACGCATCTGGAAGTCGAAGGCGACGGCCAGCATTTCTTCGCGACGATCGTGTCGGCGGCCTTCGAAGGCAAGCGGCCGATCCAGCGGCACCAGCTCGTCTATGCGGCGCTCGGCGATCGCATGAAGCAGGAAATTCACGCGCTCAGCATGAAGACGCTGACGCCCGCCGAATGGCAGAACGCATAACCGGAACTCACTGAGTGCAAGTCACCGTCAACGAGCGCGACGCCGTCCAGAGCGTCGCCACGGCACACCCGGCCGCCAACGGGGAATCGCATGGCCATGGGATGGACAAGCTCGTGATCGAAGGCGGCCACCGCCTGTCGGGCGAGATCGTCGTGTCGGGTGCGAAGAATGCCGCGCTGCCGATCCTGTGCGCGGGGCTGCTCACCGCCGATCCGGTCGATCTCGACAACGTGCCGAACCTGAAAGACGTGCGCACCACGCTGAAGGTACTGAACCAGATGGGCGTGAAGAGCGAGACCGACGGCTGCCGCGTGCAGCTCGACGCGTCGCGTGTCGACAACCTCGTGGCGCCGTACGAGCTCGTCAAGACGATGCGCGCGTCGATCCTCGTGCTCGGGCCGCTGCTCGCGCGTTTCGGCGAGGCGAAGGTGTCGCTGCCGGGCGGCTGCGCGATCGGCGCGCGGCCGGTCGACCAGCACATCAAGGGCCTGCAGGCGATGGGCGCCGAGATCAGCATCGAGCACGGTTTCATCGAAGCCCGCGCGAAGCGCCTGAAGGGCGCGCGCATCGTGACCGACATGATCACGGTGACGGGCACCGAGAACCTGCTGATGGCCGCGACGCTGGCAGACGGCGAGACGGTGATCGAAAACGCGGCGCGCGAGCCGGAAGTGAGCGATCTCGCACACTTGCTGGTCGCGATGGGCGCGAAAATCGACGGCATCGGCACCGATCGCCTCGTGATCCAGGGCGTCGAGCGGCTGCACGGCGCGCGCCATTCGGTGATCCCCGATCGCATCGAGGCCGGCACGTTCCTGTGCGCGGTCGCGGCGGCGGGCGGCGACGTGATGCTGACGGGCGTGCGCCCGCACATCCTCGACGCGGTGATCGACAAGCTGCGCGAAGCCGGCGTGTCGATCGAGGAAGGCGATAGCTGGCTGCGCGTGAAGATGGACCGCCGGCCGTCGGCGGTCACGATCCGCACGTCGGAATACCCGGCGTTCCCGACCGACATGCAGGCGCAGTTCATGGCCCTCAATACGGTCGCGACGGGCACCGCGCAGGTCGTCGAAACCATTTTCGAGAACCGTTTCATGCACGTGCAGGAGCTGAACCGGCTCGGCGCGAACATCACGATCGACGGCAACACCGCGCTCGTGACGGGCGTCGAGAAGCTGTCGGGCGCGAACGTGATGGCGACCGACCTGCGTGCGTCGGCGAGCCTCGTGATCGCCGGGCTGCGTGCCGACGGCGAAACGCTCGTCGACCGCATCTATCACCTGGACCGCGGCTACGACCGCATGGAAGCCAAACTGACCGCCGTCGGCGCGAACGTGCGCCGCCTTTCCGGGAGCCAAGCATGACCGCGCCGCTGACCCCGCCGTTGACCCTTGCGTTGTCGAAGGGCCGGATTTTCGAGGAAACCCTGCCGTTGCTCGCCGCTGCCGGCGTGCAGGTGACGGAGGATCCGGAAACGTCGCGCAAGCTGATCCTGCCGACGACGAACCCGGACCTGCGCGTGATCATCGTGCGCGCGAGCGACGTGCCGACCTATGTCGAATACGGCGCGGCCGATTTCGGCGTGGCCGGCAAGGACGTGCTGGTCGAGCACGGCGGCTCGGGCCTGTACCAGCCGATCGACCTGAACATCGCGCGCTGCCGGATGTCGGTGGCCGTATCGGCCGGCTTCGATTACGCGAGCGCCGTGCGCCAGGGCGCGCGGCTGCGCGTCGCGACGAAGTACGTCGAAACGGCGCGCGAACACTTTGCCGCGAAGGGCGTGCACGTCGACCTGATCAAGCTGTACGGCTCGATGGAGCTCGCGCCGCTGGTGGGGCTGGCCGACGCGATCGTCGACCTCGTCAGCTCGGGCGGCACGCTGAAGGCGAACAATCTGGTCGAGGTCGAGGAGATCATGGCGATCTCGTCGCGCCTCGTCGTGAACCAGGCTGCGCTGAAGTTGAAGCGCACGGCACTCAAGCCGATCCTCGACGCGTTCGAACGCGCGTCGCAGAATGGCGGTTGAGCGCATCACCGTAACGGAACTCCCATGTCCATCACCATCCGCAAGCTCGATTCGACGAGCGAAGGCTTCGGCGCCGAGCTGCGCGCGCTGCTCGCATTCGAGGCAAGCGAAGACGCGGCGATCGAGCAATCGGTCGCGCAGATCCTCGCCGACGTGAAGTCGCGCGGCGACGCCGCGGTGCTCGAGTACACGAACCGCTTCGACCGGCTGAGCGCGAACAGCATCGCCGCGCTGGAGCTGCCGCAGGACGCGCTGCAGACGGCGCTCGACGGCCTAGCGCCGAAGGCGCGCGCGGCGCTGGAAGCGGCGGCTGCGCGGGTGCGCGCGTACCACGAGAAGCAGAAGATCGAGTGCGGCACGCATAGCTGGCAGTACACGGAAAGCGACGGTACGGTGCTCGGCCAGAAGGTCACGCCGCTCGACCGCGTCGGCCTGTACGTGCCGGGCGGCAAGGCCGCGTATCCGTCGTCGGTGCTGATGAACGCGATTCCCGCGCGCGTCGCGGGCGTCGGCGAGATCGTGATGGTCGTGCCGACGCCGGACGGCGTGAAGAACGACCTCGTGCTCGCCGCGGCGCTGCTCGGCGGCGTCGATCGCGTGTTCACGATCGGCGGCGCGCAGGCGGTCGGCGCGCTCGCGTACGGCACGGCGACGGTGCCGGCCGTCGACAAGATCTGCGGCCCCGGCAATGCGTACGTCGCGTCGGCGAAGCGCCGCGTGTTCGGCACGGTCGGCATCGACATGATCGCCGGGCCGTCGGAAATCCTCGTGCTATGCGACGGCACGACCGACCCGAACTGGGTCGCGATGGATCTCTTCTCGCAGGCCGAACACGACGAGCTCGCGCAGTCGATCCTGCTGTGTCCGGACGGTGCGTTCCTCGAGCGCGTCGAGAAGGCGATCAACGAGCTGCTGCCGTCGATGCCGCGCCAGGACGTGATCCGCGCGTCGCTCGAAGGCCGCGGCGCGCTGATCAAGGTGCGCGACATGGCCGAAGCCTGCCGGATCGCGAACGACATCGCGCCCGAGCACCTGGAAATTTCCGCGCTGGAGCCGCAGCAATGGGGCCAGCAGATCCGCCATGCGGGCGCGATCTTCCTCGGCCGCTACACGAGCGAGAGCCTCGGCGACTACTGCGCGGGCCCGAACCACGTGCTGCCGACGTCGCGCACCGCGCGTTTCTCGTCGCCGCTCGGCGTGTACGACTTCATCAAGCGCTCGAGCCTGATCGAGGTCAGTGCCGAAGGCGCGCAGACGCTCGGCGAGATCGCGTCCGAACTCGCGTACGGCGAGGGGCTGCAGGCGCATGCGAAGAGCGCCGAATTCCGGATGAAGAACTGAGCGCACGCAGCGCGGGGCCGGGGCAGGCGCGGATGTGCCGCCCGGCCCGCACCCCGAAGGCCGGGGCTGGAGACACCAGTGCAGGGCGGCGGCCGCCGCCTTGCCGATCATTTGACGCCGGCGCGACGCACGCCGGCTTGAGATCATGACGACGCCACAAGACATCATTCGCCGCGACGTGCTCGCGATGACGAGCTATCCGGTGCCGGACGCGAGCGGGTTCGTGAAGCTCGACGCGATGGAGAACCCGTACCCGCTGCCCGAACCGCTCGCCGCGGCGCTCGGCGAGCGTCTCGCGCAGGTCGCGCTGAATCGCTACCCGGCGCCGCGCCCGGCCGCGCTGATCGACAAGCTGCGCCACGCGATGGGCGTGCCGGCTGCCTGCGACGTGCTGCTCGGCAACGGCTCGGACGAAATCATCAGCATGATGTCGGTGGCCTGCGCGAAGCCGGGCGCGAAGGTGCTCGCGCCGGTGCCGGGGTTCGTGATGTACGAACTGTCCGCCAAGCTCGCGCAGCTCGAATTCGTCGGCGTGCCGCTGAAGGCCGACCTGACGCTCGACGTCGACGCGATGCTCGCGGCGATCGCCGAGCATCGTCCGGCGCTCGTCTATCTCGCCTATCCGAACAACCCGACCGGCACGCTGTACGACGATGCCGACATCGAACGGATCGTCGCCGCCGCGCGGCACAGCCTGATCGTGATCGACGAGGCGTACCAGCCGTTCGCCGGGCGCTCGTGGCTGCCGCGCGCCGCCGAATTCGACAACGTCGTCGTGATGCGCACGGTGTCGAAGCTCGGCCTCGCGGGCATCCGCCTCGGTTATCTGGTCGGTTCGCCCGCATGGCTGACCGAATTCGACAAGGTGCGCCCGCCGTACAACATCAACGTGCTGACCCAGGCGACCGCCGATTTCCTGCTCGACCACCTCGGCGTACTCGACGCGCAGGCGGCCGATCTGCGGGCGGAACGCGCGCGTCTCGCGCAGGCCGTGGCCGCGCTGCCGGGCGCGACGGTGTTCCCGAGCGCCGGCAATTTCCTGCTGGTGCGGGTGCCGGACGCGGCCGCCGTGTTCGACGCGCTGCTCACCGAGCGGGTTTTGGTCAAAAACGTGAGTAAAATGCATCCGTTGCTGGCTGAATGCGTGCGGCTCACCGTCGGTTCTCCCGACGAAAACGCGCGCCTGCTGGCCGCTTTGAAACTCGCGCTGCCCGGTTGAGCCTGCGGGCGCCGCGGCGCGAAACGATCAATCCCCATTTACATCGACTCAGTCAAGGAATTGCCATGCGTGTGGCGGAAGTCGTTCGCAATACCAGCGAAACGCAGATCCGTGTGAAGCTCAATCTCGACGGCACGGGCCAGCAGAAGCTGGCTACCGGCGTGCCGTTCCTCGACCATATGCTCGACCAGATCGCTCGACACGGTCTGGTCGATCTCGAGGTTGAAGCGCATGGCGATACGCATATCGACGACCACCACACGGTCGAGGATGTCGGCATCACGCTCGGGCAAGCCGTCGCGAAGGCGATCGGCGACCGCAAGGGCATCCGTCGCTACGGCCATTCGTACGTGCCGCTCGACGAGGCGCTGTCGCGCGTCGTGATCGACTTCTCCGGCCGGCCGGGCCTCGAATTCCACGTGCCGTTCACGCGTGCGCGGATCGGCACGTTCGACGTCGACCTGTCGATCGAGTTCTTCCGCGGTTTCGTGAACCACGCGGGCGTCACGCTGCACATCGACAACCTGCGCGGGATCAACGCGCACCATCAGCTCGAGACCGTGTTCAAGGCCTTCGGCCGTGCGCTGCGCGCGGCGGTGGAACTGGACGAGCGTGCGGCGGGGCAGATCCCGTCGACGAAGGGCAGCCTCTGAACCTGAACTGACCGGACGGAGCGTCAAGGACAACCTCACGGCTTCGGCGCGCGGCGCCGGCTTGCGATGGATCTGCTCAAATCGTTCATTTCGCTGCTGGCGCTGATCAACCCGATCGGTGCGGTGCCGTTCTTCCTGAGCCTGACGGCGCAGCAGACGGACATCGAGCGGCGGCGTACGATCCGGATCGCGTCGGTGTCGGTGTTCTGCGTGATGACGGTGACGGCGCTGCTCGGGCAGCAGATCATCGACTTCTTCGGCATTTCGGTCGGGTCGCTCGAGGTGGGCGGCGGGATCATCATGCTGCTGATGGCGATCAACATGCTGAACGCGCAGATCGGCAACACGCGATCGACGCCGGAGGAGCGCCACGAGGCCGAGCTGAAGGACAACATCGCGGTCGTGCCGCTGGCGATTCCGCTGCTCACGGGCCCCGGCTCGATCAGCACGGTGATCATTTACGCGGCGAACTCGCGTCACTGGTATGAGCGGGCCGGACTGGTCGCGATCGGCGCGGCCCTGGCTTTTCTGTGTTTCGTCGCGATGCGGCTCGCCGAGCCGATCGCGAACTGGATCGGCCGCACGGGCATCAACATCGCCACGCGGCTGATGGGTCTGATGCTGTCGGCGCTGGCGGTGGAATTCATCGTCAATGGACTGAGGGCGCTACTGCCTGCACTGAGATGAAAACTTCGATTGCGATTGTGGATTATGGGATGGGCAACCTGCGCTCGGTCGCGCAGGCGCTCAAGAAGGCCGAACCGGCCGCCGACGTGGCGATCGTCGACACGCCGGCCGCGATCCGCGCGGCCGACCGTGTCGTGCTGCCCGGCCAGGGCGCGATGCCCGACTGCATGCGCTGCCTCGGCGAGTCGGGCTTGCAGGAGGCCGTGATCGAGGCCTCGCGCACGAAGCCGCTGCTCGGCGTGTGCGTCGGCGAGCAGATGCTGTTCGACTGGAGCGCGGAAGGCGACACGAAGGGCCTCGGCCTGTTGCCCGGCAAGGTCGTGCGTTTCGAACTCGACGGCCGCGTGCAGGACGACGGCTCGCGCTTCAAGGTGCCGCAGATGGGCTGGAACCGCGTGCACCAGTCGCAGCCGCATCCGCTGTGGGACGGCGTGCCCGACGACGCGTATTTCTACTTCGTGCACAGCTACTACGTGACGCCGGACAACCCGGCGCATACGGTCGGCGAAACGGCCTACGGCGCGCCGTTTACGTCCGCGGTCGCGCGGGACAACCTCTTCGCGACCCAATTCCACCCCGAGAAAAGCGCGGAGGTCGGGTTGCGTCTGTATCGCAACTTCGTACACTGGAAACCGTGAACGTCGCGTGCGTGCCACAGTCGGCGGGCCGCAGAGGCCCGTCTTACGGGGCTCGCGCGCCTAAGCGCCGAAAGAGTTGTACTAAACTAGCGAGACGGCGCGGTACCGGATTGGCCGGTACGCGCCGGATTCTTTTCTTTTTCCACGACGACACCCGATTGCTATGTTGCTGATTCCGGCCATCGATCTCAAAGACGGTCAGTGTGTGCGCCTCAAACAGGGCGATATGGACCAGGCCACGATTTTCTCCGAGGACCCGGCGGCGATGGCCCGCAAGTGGGTCGATCTCGGCGCCCGGCGGCTCCATCTGGTCGACCTGAACGGCGCATTCGCCGGCAAGCCGAAGAATCTCGAGGCGATCGAAGCGATCCTCGACGAAGTCGGCGATGAAATCCCCGTACAGCTCGGCGGCGGCATCCGCAGCCTCGAGACGATCGAGAAGTATCTCGACGCGGGCCTGTCCTACGTGATCATCGGCACCGCGGCCGTGAAGGATCCGGGCTTCCTGCAGGACGCGTGCACCGCGTTCGCGGGCAACATCATCGTCGGGCTGGACGCGAAGGACGGCAAGGTCGCGACCGACGGCTGGAGCAAGCTCACGGGCCACGAGGTGGTCGATCTCGCGAAGAAGTTCGAGGACTACGGCGTCGAATCGATTGTCTACACGGACATCGGCCGCGACGGGATGCTGCAGGGCATCAACATCGAGGCGACCGTGAAGCTCGCGCAGGCGGTCGGCATCCCGGTGATTGCCAGCGGCGGCCTGTCGAACCTCACGGACATCGAGAACCTGTGCGAAGTGGAAGAGCACGGCGTCGAAGGCGTGATCTGCGGCCGTGCGATCTACTCCGGCGATCTCGATTTCGCGGCCGCGCAAAAGCGCGCGGACGAACTGAACGGCGAACTCGACAACGCGTAAGCGCGCGGTTGTCCCGCTCGCCGGGGCTGCCAGCAGGCGGCCCCAACGGAAGCCTCGCGCGAGGCTTTCCGCAACCGGCCGTCCCATCGCGGCATTTGGCGCAACATCATGGCTCTAGCTAAACGCATCATCCCCTGCCTGGACGTGACTGCCGGGCGTGTCGTCAAGGGCGTCAACTTCGTCGAACTGCGCGATGCCGGCGACCCCGTCGAGATCGCCCGCCGGTACGACGACCAGGGCGCCGACGAACTGACGTTCCTCGACATCACCGCGACGTCCGACCAGCGCGACCTGATCCTGCCGATCATCGAAGCCGTCGCGTCGCAGGTCTTCATTCCGCTGACCGTCGGCGGCGGCGTGCGCGCCGTCGAGGACGTGCGGCGCCTGCTGAACGCGGGCGCGGACAAGGTCAGCATGAATTCGTCGGCGGTCGCGAACCCGCAGCTCGTGCGCGACGCGGCCGACAAGTACGGCTCGCAGTGCATCGTCGTCGCGATCGACGCGAAGCGCGTGTCGGCCGACGGCGAGACGCCGCGCTGGGAAGTCTTCACGCACGGCGGCCGCAAGAACACGGGCCTCGACGCGATCGAATGGGCGCGCAAGATGGCCGAGCTCGGCGCGGGCGAGATCCTGCTCACGAGCATGGATCGCGACGGCACCAAGTCGGGCTTCGACCTCGCGCTCACGCGCGGCGTGTCGGACGCGGTGCCGGTGCCGGTGATCGCGTCGGGCGGTGTCGGCTCGCTGCAGCACCTGGCCGACGGCATCAAGGACGGCCGCGCCGATGCGGTGCTGGCCGCGAGCATCTTCCACTACGGCGAGCACACGGTCGGCGAGGCGAAGCGCTTCATGGCCGACCAGGGCATCCCGGTGAGGCTGTGATGAATACGGAAACGAATGCATTGCCCGCGTGGCTCGACAAGGTCCGCTGGGACGACAACGGCCTCGTGCCGGTGATCGCGCAGGAGGCGTCGACGAACGACGTGCTGATGTTCGCGTGGATGAACCGCGAGGCGCTGGCGAAGACGATCGAGACGCAGCGCGCGGTCTATTATTCGCGTTCGCGCAAGCGCCTGTGGTTCAAGGGCGAGGAGTCGGGCCACGTGCAGCACGTGTACGAAGTGCGGCTCGACTGCGACGAGGACGT
Proteins encoded in this window:
- a CDS encoding BolA family protein, with amino-acid sequence MLPTPEQVKQYIAGGLACTHLEVEGDGQHFFATIVSAAFEGKRPIQRHQLVYAALGDRMKQEIHALSMKTLTPAEWQNA
- the hisB gene encoding imidazoleglycerol-phosphate dehydratase HisB, with the protein product MRVAEVVRNTSETQIRVKLNLDGTGQQKLATGVPFLDHMLDQIARHGLVDLEVEAHGDTHIDDHHTVEDVGITLGQAVAKAIGDRKGIRRYGHSYVPLDEALSRVVIDFSGRPGLEFHVPFTRARIGTFDVDLSIEFFRGFVNHAGVTLHIDNLRGINAHHQLETVFKAFGRALRAAVELDERAAGQIPSTKGSL
- the hisI gene encoding phosphoribosyl-AMP cyclohydrolase is translated as MNTETNALPAWLDKVRWDDNGLVPVIAQEASTNDVLMFAWMNREALAKTIETQRAVYYSRSRKRLWFKGEESGHVQHVYEVRLDCDEDVVLLKVEQVSGIACHTGRHSCFFQKFEGTVDSGDWVAVEPVLKDPEHIYK
- the hisH gene encoding imidazole glycerol phosphate synthase subunit HisH → MKTSIAIVDYGMGNLRSVAQALKKAEPAADVAIVDTPAAIRAADRVVLPGQGAMPDCMRCLGESGLQEAVIEASRTKPLLGVCVGEQMLFDWSAEGDTKGLGLLPGKVVRFELDGRVQDDGSRFKVPQMGWNRVHQSQPHPLWDGVPDDAYFYFVHSYYVTPDNPAHTVGETAYGAPFTSAVARDNLFATQFHPEKSAEVGLRLYRNFVHWKP
- the hisF gene encoding imidazole glycerol phosphate synthase subunit HisF, which produces MALAKRIIPCLDVTAGRVVKGVNFVELRDAGDPVEIARRYDDQGADELTFLDITATSDQRDLILPIIEAVASQVFIPLTVGGGVRAVEDVRRLLNAGADKVSMNSSAVANPQLVRDAADKYGSQCIVVAIDAKRVSADGETPRWEVFTHGGRKNTGLDAIEWARKMAELGAGEILLTSMDRDGTKSGFDLALTRGVSDAVPVPVIASGGVGSLQHLADGIKDGRADAVLAASIFHYGEHTVGEAKRFMADQGIPVRL
- the hisG gene encoding ATP phosphoribosyltransferase, whose product is MTPPLTLALSKGRIFEETLPLLAAAGVQVTEDPETSRKLILPTTNPDLRVIIVRASDVPTYVEYGAADFGVAGKDVLVEHGGSGLYQPIDLNIARCRMSVAVSAGFDYASAVRQGARLRVATKYVETAREHFAAKGVHVDLIKLYGSMELAPLVGLADAIVDLVSSGGTLKANNLVEVEEIMAISSRLVVNQAALKLKRTALKPILDAFERASQNGG
- the hisC gene encoding histidinol-phosphate transaminase; protein product: MTTPQDIIRRDVLAMTSYPVPDASGFVKLDAMENPYPLPEPLAAALGERLAQVALNRYPAPRPAALIDKLRHAMGVPAACDVLLGNGSDEIISMMSVACAKPGAKVLAPVPGFVMYELSAKLAQLEFVGVPLKADLTLDVDAMLAAIAEHRPALVYLAYPNNPTGTLYDDADIERIVAAARHSLIVIDEAYQPFAGRSWLPRAAEFDNVVVMRTVSKLGLAGIRLGYLVGSPAWLTEFDKVRPPYNINVLTQATADFLLDHLGVLDAQAADLRAERARLAQAVAALPGATVFPSAGNFLLVRVPDAAAVFDALLTERVLVKNVSKMHPLLAECVRLTVGSPDENARLLAALKLALPG
- a CDS encoding MarC family protein, translated to MDLLKSFISLLALINPIGAVPFFLSLTAQQTDIERRRTIRIASVSVFCVMTVTALLGQQIIDFFGISVGSLEVGGGIIMLLMAINMLNAQIGNTRSTPEERHEAELKDNIAVVPLAIPLLTGPGSISTVIIYAANSRHWYERAGLVAIGAALAFLCFVAMRLAEPIANWIGRTGINIATRLMGLMLSALAVEFIVNGLRALLPALR
- the hisD gene encoding histidinol dehydrogenase, with translation MSITIRKLDSTSEGFGAELRALLAFEASEDAAIEQSVAQILADVKSRGDAAVLEYTNRFDRLSANSIAALELPQDALQTALDGLAPKARAALEAAAARVRAYHEKQKIECGTHSWQYTESDGTVLGQKVTPLDRVGLYVPGGKAAYPSSVLMNAIPARVAGVGEIVMVVPTPDGVKNDLVLAAALLGGVDRVFTIGGAQAVGALAYGTATVPAVDKICGPGNAYVASAKRRVFGTVGIDMIAGPSEILVLCDGTTDPNWVAMDLFSQAEHDELAQSILLCPDGAFLERVEKAINELLPSMPRQDVIRASLEGRGALIKVRDMAEACRIANDIAPEHLEISALEPQQWGQQIRHAGAIFLGRYTSESLGDYCAGPNHVLPTSRTARFSSPLGVYDFIKRSSLIEVSAEGAQTLGEIASELAYGEGLQAHAKSAEFRMKN
- the murA gene encoding UDP-N-acetylglucosamine 1-carboxyvinyltransferase codes for the protein MQVTVNERDAVQSVATAHPAANGESHGHGMDKLVIEGGHRLSGEIVVSGAKNAALPILCAGLLTADPVDLDNVPNLKDVRTTLKVLNQMGVKSETDGCRVQLDASRVDNLVAPYELVKTMRASILVLGPLLARFGEAKVSLPGGCAIGARPVDQHIKGLQAMGAEISIEHGFIEARAKRLKGARIVTDMITVTGTENLLMAATLADGETVIENAAREPEVSDLAHLLVAMGAKIDGIGTDRLVIQGVERLHGARHSVIPDRIEAGTFLCAVAAAGGDVMLTGVRPHILDAVIDKLREAGVSIEEGDSWLRVKMDRRPSAVTIRTSEYPAFPTDMQAQFMALNTVATGTAQVVETIFENRFMHVQELNRLGANITIDGNTALVTGVEKLSGANVMATDLRASASLVIAGLRADGETLVDRIYHLDRGYDRMEAKLTAVGANVRRLSGSQA
- a CDS encoding ABC transporter permease, with product MNQQPPRELRSLGGAKPPRSLQTPEPGAIGRVSGSGFQTLFYKELLRFWKVSFQTVLAPIVTALLYLTIFGHALSGRVEVYPGVEYVSFLVPGLVMMSVLQNAFANSSSSLIQSKITGNLVFVLLPPLSYRDIFGAYVLASVVRGLAVGTGVFVVTIWFIPMHFAAPLFIIAFALLGSAILGTLGLIAGIWAEKFDQLAAFQNFLIMPLTFLSGVFYSTHSLPPVWREISRLNPFFYMIDGFRFGFFGASDINPFASLAIVTGFFVLLALIAMRLLATGYKLRH
- the hisA gene encoding 1-(5-phosphoribosyl)-5-[(5-phosphoribosylamino)methylideneamino]imidazole-4-carboxamide isomerase; protein product: MLLIPAIDLKDGQCVRLKQGDMDQATIFSEDPAAMARKWVDLGARRLHLVDLNGAFAGKPKNLEAIEAILDEVGDEIPVQLGGGIRSLETIEKYLDAGLSYVIIGTAAVKDPGFLQDACTAFAGNIIVGLDAKDGKVATDGWSKLTGHEVVDLAKKFEDYGVESIVYTDIGRDGMLQGINIEATVKLAQAVGIPVIASGGLSNLTDIENLCEVEEHGVEGVICGRAIYSGDLDFAAAQKRADELNGELDNA